The following coding sequences are from one Lycium ferocissimum isolate CSIRO_LF1 chromosome 3, AGI_CSIRO_Lferr_CH_V1, whole genome shotgun sequence window:
- the LOC132049525 gene encoding interactor of constitutive active ROPs 2, chloroplastic-like, producing MNMQTPKGRTVSVEVPQRTSPSTAKTARKLKTSGPDVDSVSSPNPASRTPKDRSPKVIGRRSPRSPAMEQKRPGRMSGLEDRLAQLQEEVKAAKEQLSLSESLKKTSQQEADEIKKQLAAMSEKLEESEKQLLERSDFEEARLLELRKISQDRDREWKSELEAVQKQQESDSAALASALNEIQKLKLQLDRVADSEATQTRHAESANAETECLRVQLKETLILLEQLRNQLNESKESEATVLEESSKAQMELEVTKMMDNTLRREGLKAMEACKSLSLELEKSKAQVVELEELVNKLQSEQCSKSTQEKGINVDADELKTERGKDEVNQLQAALENSERRYQEECIQNTLQIRSAYEILECTKSESIRRETEWNSKLNAAKADMEELKKKLMDKEAEIQKNSDENKGLKLQVEELQAADGESELLDELKKSESILADLRASLSDKEAELQSTAKANEMMKSEIKKREMENDEVLALAEASRTAEREALMKMGYLTEEADKSGRKAARVIEELNAAQATNSEMEAELRKLKVQSDQWRKAAEAAAAMLSTSNNGRYVERTGSLDYHTIGGKLRSPLSEDMDDGYSPKKKNGNMLKKIGSLLKKGHK from the exons ATGAATATGCAGACACCAAAAGGAAG GACTGTTTCTGTTGAGGTGCCACAAAGGACATCTCCATCTACAGCGAAGACAGCTCGAAAGCTCAAAACTTCAGGGCCGGATGTTGATTCTGTTTCATCTCCAAATCCAGCTAGCAGAACACCAAAGGACAGGAGTCCTAAAGTTATTGGTCGCCGGTCACCCCGAAGTCCAGCAATGGAG CAAAAACGTCCAGGCAGAATGTCCGGTTTGGAAGACCGACTTGCTCAACTCCAAGAAGAGGTGAAGGCGGCAAAGGAACAGCTCAGTTTATCAGAATCATTGAAGAAAACATCCCAACAAGAGGCTGACGAAATTAAGAAGCAGCTTGCAGCCATGTCAGAGAAGCTTGAGGAGTCTGAGAAGCAGCTGCTTGAGCGTTCAGATTTTGAAGAAGCTAGACTCCTGGAGCTACGTAAAATCTCACAAGATCGGGATCGAGAATGGAAATCTGAACTTGAGGCTGTACAGAAGCAGCAAGAATCGGACTCTGCTGCTCTGGCTTCTGCTCTAAATGAAATCCAAAAGCTTAAACTTCAGCTTGATAGAGTAGCTGATTCTGAAGCTACTCAAACTCGCCATGCTGAATCAGCTAATGCTGAGACCGAATGCTTAAGGGTACAACTCAAAGAAACCCTTATATTGCTTGAGCAATTGCGAAACCAGTTAAACGAAAGCAAGGAATCTGAAGCTACTGTGCTTGAAGAATCGAGTAAAGCTCAGATGGAGCTGGAAGTCACAAAGATGATGGACAATACTCTACGCCGTGAAGGTCTGAAGGCAATGGAGGCTTGCAAATCCTTGTCATTGGAGTTGGAGAAGTCAAAGGCTCAAGTGGTTGAACTGGAGGAACTTGTCAACAAACTCCAGTCTGAGCAATGCAGCAAAAGCACACAAGAAAAAGGAATTAATGTGGATGCTGATGAACTCAAAACTGAGCGCGGTAAAGATGAGGTAAATCAACTACAGGCTGCATTGGAGAATTCTGAGAGAAGGTATCAGGAAGAATGCATCCAGAACACCTTGCAGATAAGAAGTGCTTATGAGATACTGGAGTGCACAAAGTCTGAATCGATTCGAAGAGAGACTGAATGGAACTCAAAGTTAAATGCTGCAAAAGCAGATATGgaagagttaaagaagaaattAATGGACAAAGAAgctgaaatacaaaaaaattcaGATGAAAATAAGGGGCTGAAATTACAAGTTGAAGAATTACAGGCAGCTGATGGAGAATCCGAATTACTAGACGAACTGAAAAAATCGGAGTCAATCTTGGCAGATTTAAGGGCAAGTTTATCTGATAAAGAGGCAGAGTTGCAGAGTACTGCTAAGGCAAATGAGATGATGAAGTCAGAAATCAAGAAGAGGGAAATGGAGAATGACGAGGTTCTTGCCTTAGCAGAAGCCTCGAGAACTGCTGAAAGAGAGGCTCTGATGAAGATGGGCTATTTGACCGAGGAAGCAGATAAAAGTGGTAGAAAAGCAGCACGGGTCATCGAGGAGTTGAATGCAGCACAGGCAACTAACTCCGAGATGGAAGCTGAGTTGAGGAAGTTAAAAGTACAATCTGATCAATGGAGAAAGGCTGCTGAAGCAGCTGCAGCTATGCTATCAACTAGCAATAATGGAAGATACGTCGAGAGAACAGGCTCTTTGGACTACCATACTATCGGTGGAAAGCTGCGTTCTCCTTTATCTGAAGATATGGATGATGGTTATTCACCCAAGAAGAAGAATGGCAATATGTTGAAGAAGATTGGCAGTTTATTAAAAAAGGGTCACAAATAG
- the LOC132049526 gene encoding small ribosomal subunit protein uS12, translating into MGKTRGMGAGRKLKSHRRRQRWADKSYKKSHLGNEWKKPFAGSSHAKGIVLEKIGIEAKQPNSAIRKCARVQLIKNGKKIAAFVPNDGCLNYIEENDEVLIAGFGRKGHAVGDIPGVRFKVVKVSGVSLLALFKEKKEKPRS; encoded by the exons ATGGG GAAGACACGTGGTATGGGAGCTGGACGCAAGCTGAAGTCTCACCGCAGAAGACAAAGATGGGCTGACAAGTCCTACAAGAAATCCCATcttggaaatgaatggaagaaGCCATTTGCTGGTTCATCCCATGCTAAAGGCATTGTGCTTGAGAAGAT AGGTATTGAGGCTAAGCAGCCCAACTCTGCTATTCGTAAATGTGCTAGGGTTCAATTGATCAAAAACGGGAAGAAGATTGCTGCATTCGTTCCTAACGATGGTTGTTTGAACtacattgaagaaaatgatGAGGTGTTGATTGCTGGATTTGGTCGAAAGGGTCATGCCGTAGGAGATATTCCTGGTGTCAGATTCAAAGTTGTGAAGGTTTCTGGTGTATCTCTCTTGGCTCTCTTcaaggagaagaaggagaaaccAAGATCTTAA